A section of the Scyliorhinus torazame isolate Kashiwa2021f chromosome 21, sScyTor2.1, whole genome shotgun sequence genome encodes:
- the rnf26 gene encoding E3 ubiquitin-protein ligase RNF26: protein MADLIILLISGLGRALDLLCFLLDLNFWLVSSVVAALSGLLHLLLCLPGAVASFFGLCYNLLGLLVLGTAELCYCALHLTLNLVCSLLRVLLNLAESLKVVGHLLSYLSLRGREMLQRGLATTTCSGHVFLKQIWDAVGILASLAAYFVNTVINLFLIGTQNLLSVATVLWNPLVGASEIFASILAYLSSSVLGNVILLWTPCQFVIEVLISLTRVLADIFLLNLYGLTITFAVISTTTIYANPEIILRIANQVTMHLSTAPNLHWIRRNVTHVCRLVMAKMQLMVNSETWWRIYSQQLQGFNPAYVNNWPLNQRWRHQADPNENVQGQTAVDPHLALQLEQQTDPNPAQGDGNPAREQRLILAETPVCGPNARPLHSIEMPAGSKDDNSNAPVESNLWMLLKEQEERKKCVICQDQAKSVLLLPCRHLCLCQGCTDILLQQSIYQRNCPLCREMILQTLDVYF from the coding sequence ATGGCTGACCTGATCATCCTCCTGATTAGCGGCCTGGGCCGCGCCCTGGACCTGCTCTGCTTCTTGCTGGACCTCAATTtctggctggtctcctcggtggtggCGGCGCTCTCGGGCCTCCTGCACTTGCTGCTCTGCCTCCCCGGGGCCGTGGCCTCTTTCTTCGGCCTGTGCTACAACCTGCTGGGGCTGCTGGTACTGGGCACGGCGGAACTGTGCTATTGCGCCTTGCACCTCACTCTCAACCTGGTCTGCAGTTTGCTGAGGGTGCTCCTCAACCTAGCAGAGAGTTTGAAGGTGGTGGGGCACCTACTGTCTTACCTGAGCTTGCGGGGGCGAGAGATGCTGCAAAGGGGTCTTGCCACCACTACTTGCTCCGGTCACGTCTTCCTCAAGCAGATCTGGGATGCTGTGGGGATCTTGGCCAGCCTGGCAGCGTACTTTGTCAACACTGTCATCAATTTGTTCCTCATTGGAACCCAGAACCTGCTTTCAGTTGCCACAGTGCTGTGGAACCCTTTGGTAGGAGCTTCAGAAATCTTTGCTTCAATTCTTGCCTATTTGTCCAGCAGTGTCCTTGGCAACGTGATCCTGCTGTGGACTCCATGCCAGTTTGTGATCGAAGTCCTGATCTCCCTCACCAGAGTATTGGCTGACATTTTTCTCTTGAATCTATATGGGTTGACAATCACTTTTGCTGTCATCTCTACTACAACGATCTATGCGAATCCAGAGATAATATTGAGGATTGCTAATCAGGTGACTATGCACTTAAGTACTGCTCCAAACCTTCACTGGATCAGGAGGAATGTCACGCATGTTTGTAGGTTAGTAATGGCTAAGATGCAGTTGATGGTCAACTCAGAGACATGGTGGCGAATATACAGTCAACAACTGCAGGGATTCAACCCAGCTTATGTCAATAACTGGCCTCTTAACCAAAGGTGGCGACACCAGGCTGATCCTAATGAGAACGTACAGGGTCAAACAGCTGTGGACCCACACCTGGCTCTCCAGTTGGAACAGCAAACCGATCCCAACCCAGCCCAAGGAGATGGTAACCCCGCAAGGGAACAACGACTGATCTTGGCTGAGACCCCTGTATGTGGACCAAACGCCAGACCTTTACATTCGATAGAAATGCCAGCAGGCAGCAAAGACGATAACAGCAATGCCCCAGTAGAAAGCAATCTCTGGATGCTCTTGAAAGAGCAAGAAGAACGGAAGAAGTGTGTCATCTGTCAGGACCAGGCAAAATCAGTGTTGTTGCTCCCATGCCGACACTTGTGCCTTTGTCAAGGCTGCACGGATATTCTCTTGCAGCAGTCCATTTACCAACGCAACTGTCCACTTTGCCGCGAGATGATCTTACAAACGTTGGATGTATATTTCTGA